In Myotis daubentonii chromosome 11, mMyoDau2.1, whole genome shotgun sequence, the genomic window TGcatcagtaagtggaacaacaaatcgatgtttctctctcccccttccccctcaattcaataaattaaaaaattcagtgACAATAAAGTAACGAtgggtgggcctgggccatggCCTCCCCCATCTTCCTGACCACGCCCACCCCCCCAGTCCTAGCAGCACCCCTGGACCGGGAGCCGGGACCGGCCCCAGCAGCTGACTCCGACCAGGCTCTCCCCGCTCAGTGCACGGGCTGGGGGCGAGGGCGAGGGCCGGACTTCGCGAAGCTTCCTTTCCGCTGGCGGCTGGGGGTCaggctggaggggcaggaggcccAGGAGCCTCCCCGGTGTCTGGTGACAGCCGCCCGCAGACAAACCTTCCTGTGTGGCAACCGGACGCGCCGCcgcggggagggcagggagccccgAGGGCACAGCCCCTCCCGGCAGGTGCCGCCCCAGGTGAGGGGCGCAGCGCCCGCCTCCCGCCGGGGCAGGGGCGCTCACATTGCGGGTGGAGCCTGGGCGGGCGCAGCACCTGCTTCCGGTTAGGTCTCGGGCTGCGCCACCCCGCGACCCGCAAGGCCGTCCCGGgggccctgcctgcagccctgctccctctccgcccggcgcccgccccgccccgcctggaGCGAGGAAAGCAGaaccgggggggagggggcagggcgccTCGGGGTCACCGGTCCCCACCTCACTGCCCTGCACACCTGCGGGCTGGGCGGCTCGTGGGGCTGGACGGCGGAGGACTGCCTGCGCCCCTCCCCGCGCGCCTCCTCCAGGCGGCGGGCGTGGGAACCGGGCGCCCCTCCCCGCACCCGCCTGGCAGGGCCCAGCCTCCCGGGACCTCAGATCGCCCCGGACCCGGGGAGCCTTCACGCTCCCGGCCGCTCCTTGGTGTCTGCTGTCCCCCGCGGCCGCGAGAGAAGGGGTTCCAgcccagggcggggggggggggggccctgcgCGTCCACACCGGCTCCTCCGCGGCCCGGCCGCTAGGGGGCCGCAAAGACgctgctccccccctccccaagggaGGGGTAGGGGGCCCCCCCGGCAGGGCCGTCGGGGAGAGAAGACACCCACACTCGGGTCCCAGGCGTTTATTTGCGGAGAAGGCGAGCCCGCTGACTCCAAGTCCGCAGCTACGGGACCCCCGGGCGCCCCGCGCGCAGTGCGGGGCGGGGACCCCTCCCCGCTCACAGCCGCTGGGAGGCCAGGACCTCGGGGTTCTCGTAGCAGTGCGCCTCCttggcggcggcgggcggggggtTGCAGGCCCGGCAGGGGCAGCAGCGGCCCACGAGGCGGTCCCACGGCTCCAGGGAGCGCAGCCAGCggggcagccaggcccaggagCGCAGGGCGCGCGGCAGCCAGGCCGGCCGCCGCCGCTGCAGCACGTTGATCAGCGCGACCAGGAGCAGCAGCGCCGCCACCGGCCCCGCGACGCCGGCCAGCACCGCGGGCCCCGCCAGCGAGAGCCCGAAGGTggccagcggcagcagcaggaagcTGAGCAGCAGGTAGGCCACCGCCACCCAGCGGTAGCGCGCCGTCAGGTCTCCGAAGTGCTTGGCCAGCGGGATGGGCAGGCGCAGGACGGGCACGACGTACCACAGCAGAATGCCAGCCACGTTGAAGAAGAAGTGGATGAAGgccacctgggggcagggggcaggcagggacgTGACTCGGGTCCCCTGGCcccccaggctgcctgcccccCCCAAATGGTGCTGAGTCCCAAGTCAGCCTGGGGTCCTGCTCCTGGGCGGAGACGGGCCACCTGGGAAGGCAGGGTCCAGCTCGGTGTGGGCATgcgcctcctgcactgcccccgCTTTTGGGGGAGCACCTGCATggctcccactcccttcccccggctgcgtAGCTTGCCCACGCCTGGTGCCCAGTGACCCTCATCCCTCGGTGGGCTTGGCCaccagccctgggctctggccGGGCTGCTGTGAGGGGAGGTGCAGGGCCCTGCCCGCCAACCCCCATCCAGGGGCTGCTGGACTGAGGAGCCGAGCTGGTGGGCACCGTCTGgagggctccctggagggaggCGGAGCAGGGCCCGCACTGGCGGGTCCGAGTGGACAGGTGGGAGGTGGCGGGGGCCTGGGCTTCTCGCCTCCAGTGGGCAGCAGCCCAGCAAAACAGGACATTCGGAGCTGCCTGTCTGGGCccccaggtgggggcagggaggagggacactCGGCCGGAGCAGTGGACCCTGAGAGAAAGCAGGACTGGATGGGACGGGAgacagggcagagctggggccgGGGGTGCTTCCTGGAGGCCTGCGGTGCCCAGCACAGGGGGTGCACCTCTGAGGGGCACAGCGTGTCATCCGGGGGACCTGTTGGGTGTAGGTGATGGGGGCACATCTGGAGGTGGTGGAATAGGGGGCTCCAGCCATgcagggccaggaggcctggAAGGAACAGAGCCGGggcacagggtggggaggggggggacagagagaaaggtGCAGAGGACATCCCAGCACTGCACAAGGTAGCAGGGGAGGAGAAGCGGGACTGGGGGGTCCCCGAGATGCCCACCGGGTCCCTGGGGCCCAAGGAGATGGCAGCTGGCCTGGGCAGGCAGATGGAGGTGGGTCCCGGAGAGCTGGAGCCGTGGCCAGCGCGGGGCAGGCCTCAGCTTCCTGTgtgcagggctggctgtggggactGGGGTGCCGGGAGGGGAAGGACGGGGGGCAGTACCTGGAGAGCGCTGGACAGCATTTTCGGGGGGCTGGCCAGAGCGGCCAGCAGAGCCGTGGTGGTGGTTCCGATGTTGGAGCCCAGTAAGAGGGGGTAGGCCCGCTCCAAGCTGATCACCCCGACCCCTGGAGGAGCAGGAGGTCACGGCGGGGCCCACGTCCACGCCCCACGCCGCCCCCCCCGGGTGCCGGCCCGGCGCTCACCCATGAGCGGCACGATCGCGGCCGTGAAGACGCTGCTGCTCTGCAGCACGAAGGTCATGCCGGCGCCCACCAAGATGGCCAGGTAGCCGCTGAGCCAGCCGAACGGGAAGGGGAAGTCTGCGGGGGGAAGCGCGGTCACCCCCCGCCCGGCCTCTCAGCCTCGCCTGCGCCCCGCCTTGGGCCCTTGTCCGGTCCACGCACCCACCACCCACCGGCGTTGATGACGGTCCGCACGGCCTGGGCGATGCGGCCACGCAGCACGGAGTTGAGCAGCTTGACGATGAGCACGAGGCAGGAGCAGAGCACGAGCAGGGAGCCGGCCAGCAGGATGAGGCCCACGGCCAGGTCCGAGAGCGCCGTGCCCGAGAACAGGTGGTGGCCTGGTGGCggggcaggggagcagagggTGAGCAGGGCGCCGTGGCCCTCGCGGGGcggtgggggctggggcggggccaggcctcaCAGGGCAGCTGCTCCCCGGTGGTTGAGCCATTCGTCTCAGGGCAGGGGCCTGAGGTCGCCGTCCCGCAGTCGCTGCTGTTTCCTGGGATCTGCGGGCACAGGCAGGCGGGCTCAGGGCGGGCTCGGAGCTGCGGGGCTGGGCCGCTGGGCGGgcggagggcagggcagaggcaccTCACCGTGGGCTCCCTGGCGCCACA contains:
- the SLC34A3 gene encoding sodium-dependent phosphate transport protein 2C codes for the protein MRSSLPGGQVSPPTLDTVGLVDQSLGNTGTSSPAPAMEEGPVDPWALPQLKDTGQSWKELSVAGRVRRVLLGFLKACGLLGSLYLFICSLDILSSAFQLLGSKVAGDIFKDNVVLSNPVAGLVIGVLVTVLVQSSSTSSSIVVSMVASNLLHVRESVPIIMGVNVGTSITSTLVSMAQSGDRDEFRRAFGGSAVHGIFNWLTVLILLPLETAVAPLERLSELALQAVSLQPGTQAPDILKVLTQPLTHLIVQLDADAIANSATHNATNSSLIKHWCGAREPTIPGNSSDCGTATSGPCPETNGSTTGEQLPCHHLFSGTALSDLAVGLILLAGSLLVLCSCLVLIVKLLNSVLRGRIAQAVRTVINADFPFPFGWLSGYLAILVGAGMTFVLQSSSVFTAAIVPLMGVGVISLERAYPLLLGSNIGTTTTALLAALASPPKMLSSALQVAFIHFFFNVAGILLWYVVPVLRLPIPLAKHFGDLTARYRWVAVAYLLLSFLLLPLATFGLSLAGPAVLAGVAGPVAALLLLVALINVLQRRRPAWLPRALRSWAWLPRWLRSLEPWDRLVGRCCPCRACNPPPAAAKEAHCYENPEVLASQRL